A window of the Falco biarmicus isolate bFalBia1 chromosome 10, bFalBia1.pri, whole genome shotgun sequence genome harbors these coding sequences:
- the LOC130156017 gene encoding bactericidal permeability-increasing protein-like isoform X1 produces MSSAPAFRTWHRPRGTPVVAWLCLLLLLSAFMPATSTNPGIKARLTRRALEFGWQFGLEMLQSLLQKEHELNLRGSYDSPLLGTLTYTVPRIHIHELQINDSTVDFVEDVGVRLKVQHARIQLSADWGAQLGAIQDRGSIELRIGDLAAVVVLGVSADSSGRPMVWNTGCDARSTDLHVEFHCGHSWLYNLLAPLLQRPLQQELNKRLCVELHRGIRKLEAVLKHMRVSTQLDSFAAIDHSLLGQPAITTEHGDVALKGEFFRVGKYQPRPSSALPVALPMALPAVPEPMLLLAVTEFVANSAAFVYFTAGALRRNISSDMLPRRFPLQLKTKSMGVFSPQLQERYPDQPMELHLSARRQPLLSCRPDALHGALFGSAEAFVVLPNATRVPVFLLNIDANVTGKPTITGNRLGGTVSLMGLSVAQVTSHVGPVEVKKLETLLKFGLWLFGVPWANKRLRAGVPLPAPPGLSLLSPRLSLQEGFVLLATDLQYER; encoded by the exons AtgtcctctgctccagccttcAGGACCTGGCACCGTCCCCGAGGCACACCAGTTGTGGCAtggctctgcctcctgctcctgctgtccGCCTTCATGCCCGCCACCAGCACCAACCCTGGCATCAAGGCCCGGCTGACCCGGAGGGCGCTGGAGTTTG GCTGGCAGTTTGGgctggagatgctccagtcATTGCTGCAGAAGGAGCACGAGCTGAATCTGAGGGGCAGCTATGACAGCCCGCTCCTAGGGACACTCACGTACACTGTGCCCCG GATCCACATCCATGAGCTGCAGATAAACGATTCCACCGTGGACTTTGTGGAGGATGTGGGGGTGAGGCTGAAGGTGCAGCATGCCCGCATCCAGCTCAGCGCTgactggggagcccagctgGGCGCCAT CCAGGACAGGGGCTCCATCGAGCTCCGTATAGGTGACCTGGCCgcagtggtggtgctgggggtgaGCGCGGACAGCAGCGGCCGCCCCATGGTGTGGAACACCGGCTGTGATGCCCGCAGCACTGACCTGCACGTGGAATTCCACTGTGGACACAG ctggctctACAACCTGCTGGCACCGCTGCTCCAGAGacccctgcagcaggagctgaacaAGCGG ctctgtgtCGAGCTTCACAGGGGCATCCGCAAGCTGGAGGCTGTCCTGAAGCACATGAGAG TGTCCACCCAGCTGGACTCCTTTGCCGCCATTGACCACTCCCTGCTGGGGCAGCCGGCCATCACCACAGAGCATGGGGACGTCGCCCTCAAG GGGGAGTTCTTCAGGGTGGGCAAATACCAGCCGAGACCCTCCTCAGCACTGCCTGTAGCGCTGCCCATGGCCCTGCCTGCGGTGCCTGagcccatgctgctgctggccgtcaCCGAATTTGTCGCCAACTCGGCCGCCTTCGTGTACTTCACAGCCGGGGCCCTGCGTAGGAACATCTCTAGTGACATG CTCCCGCGACGGTTCCCGCTCCAGCTGAAGACCAAAAGCATGGGAGTCTTCTCCCCACAG ctgcaggagcgCTACCCAGACCAGCCCATGGAGCTGCACCTCTCGGCCCGCCGGCagcccctgctctcctgccGCCCCGACGCTCTGCACGGGGCCCTCTTCGGCTCTGCTGAGGCCTTTGTGGTGCTGCCCAACGCCACCCGTGTCCCTGTTTTTCTGCTGAACATC GATGCCAATGTGACAGGGAAGCCGACCATCACCGGGAACAGGCTCGGGGGCACCGTGAGCCTGATGGG GCTCAGCGTAGCACAGGTGACATCGCACGTGGGCCCAGTGGAG GTGAAGAAGCTGGAGACCCTGCTGAAGTTTGGGCTGTGGCTTTTTGGGGTGCCCTGGGCAAACA AGCGTCTCCGAGCCGGCgtccccctgcctgccccccccggCCTCAGCCTGCTCAGCCCCCGGCTCTCGCTGCAGGAG GGCTTCGTGCTCCTCGCCACGGACCTACAGTATGAGCGGTGA